A region from the Bradyrhizobium erythrophlei genome encodes:
- a CDS encoding alpha/beta hydrolase: MLNFLLSAATVLLAGSTMVGPAHSAELPKGAAHNIVLVHGAFVDQTSWQPVADILTKKGYNVTLVENPLTSLAADVDATKQALAKQDGRTVLVGHSWGGIVITQAGDDPKVSALVYVSAFAPNVGESLASLSKAGPPTEGGNAIHPDDKGNLYIDPKVFPSAVAADLPPEIAAHLAASQLPLNHVAFEAPVTIAAWRDKPTFDVISTKDKLLAPEAQKLFAARMKAQITEVAGSHASLVVHAKQVAEVIEKAALVK; the protein is encoded by the coding sequence ATGCTAAATTTCCTACTTTCAGCAGCCACCGTACTCCTGGCCGGATCGACAATGGTTGGCCCCGCCCATTCCGCCGAGCTGCCCAAGGGAGCGGCCCACAACATCGTGCTCGTGCACGGCGCTTTCGTGGACCAGACGAGCTGGCAGCCGGTTGCCGATATTCTCACGAAGAAAGGCTACAACGTCACGCTCGTGGAAAATCCGCTCACTTCGCTCGCCGCTGACGTCGATGCCACCAAACAGGCGCTCGCGAAGCAGGACGGCAGGACCGTTCTGGTCGGCCACTCATGGGGTGGGATCGTCATCACGCAAGCAGGGGACGATCCCAAGGTTTCGGCGCTGGTTTATGTCTCCGCGTTCGCGCCCAACGTCGGAGAGTCTCTGGCGTCGCTGTCCAAAGCCGGCCCGCCGACCGAAGGCGGCAACGCTATTCATCCCGACGACAAGGGCAACCTCTACATCGACCCGAAGGTGTTTCCTTCCGCGGTCGCGGCTGATCTTCCCCCGGAGATCGCCGCGCACCTGGCTGCCTCGCAACTTCCGTTAAATCACGTTGCGTTCGAGGCTCCGGTCACCATTGCGGCCTGGCGCGACAAGCCGACATTCGATGTGATCAGCACCAAGGACAAGTTGCTCGCGCCCGAGGCCCAGAAGTTGTTCGCAGCGAGGATGAAGGCGCAGATAACGGAAGTCGCCGGCAGCCATGCCTCGCTCGTCGTCCATGCGAAGCAAGTCGCTGAGGTCATCGAAAAGGCAGCGCTCGTGAAGTGA
- a CDS encoding AraC family transcriptional regulator, whose translation MDILAEVLDRVRLGGTLLFHFELGHPWGLALPARPYALFHYLSRGSATLVFEEGRELHMTEGDFVVVTRGEPHVFYSDRRAKPLPILDLDRAPSQIGVVRHGGDGPPLTTMICGNFTVARPLRGSVLELLPSVLLLKPTADGGWFEAVLRRMVSESAVERPGQRVALSRMTEVLFVEVLRSWIKSLGPGEGGWLGAMADPHIGPALQLIHEQPHRPWTLSELGHRVGLGRSAFSARFTKLVGQSMQRYLIGRRMAEAAFLLETSDEPIARIASLVGYETAAAFSKLFHRHHGLSPGRYRAARRSDSGQGQGDVQVSEVAE comes from the coding sequence ATGGATATCCTCGCGGAAGTGCTTGATCGCGTCCGCCTTGGCGGGACGCTGCTGTTTCACTTCGAGCTAGGCCATCCCTGGGGTCTGGCGTTGCCGGCGCGCCCTTACGCCTTGTTCCATTATCTCAGTCGCGGCTCGGCGACCCTCGTGTTCGAAGAGGGGCGGGAGCTCCACATGACCGAGGGTGATTTTGTCGTCGTTACGCGCGGCGAGCCCCACGTGTTCTATTCGGACCGGCGGGCGAAGCCATTGCCGATTCTGGACCTCGATCGGGCGCCCTCACAGATCGGCGTCGTTCGACACGGCGGCGACGGGCCGCCGCTTACAACAATGATCTGCGGCAATTTCACGGTGGCGCGGCCCTTGCGCGGCAGCGTGCTGGAATTGCTTCCATCCGTGCTTCTCCTGAAACCGACCGCGGACGGGGGTTGGTTCGAGGCTGTTCTGCGACGCATGGTGAGCGAGTCGGCGGTTGAGCGTCCCGGCCAACGCGTCGCGCTCTCGCGAATGACGGAGGTGCTCTTCGTGGAGGTGTTGCGCAGCTGGATCAAGTCGCTCGGCCCTGGAGAAGGCGGGTGGCTGGGGGCGATGGCGGACCCGCATATCGGACCGGCGCTTCAGTTGATCCACGAGCAACCGCATCGGCCCTGGACCCTCAGCGAGCTCGGGCACCGCGTCGGGCTCGGTCGCTCGGCATTTTCGGCGCGCTTCACCAAGCTCGTCGGCCAGTCCATGCAACGCTATCTGATCGGACGCCGGATGGCAGAAGCGGCGTTCCTGCTGGAAACCAGCGATGAGCCTATCGCACGGATTGCCAGCCTGGTCGGTTACGAGACGGCGGCGGCGTTTTCAAAACTATTCCATAGGCATCACGGCCTGTCGCCTGGCCGGTACCGAGCAGCTCGACGCTCTGACAGCGGCCAAGGGCAAGGCGACGTTCAGGTATCAGAAGTCGCCGAATGA
- a CDS encoding DUF485 domain-containing protein — translation MQQHKSNGTLRILADPGFRELTSARAKLRWSLSVVTLIMFFGFIVVISTAKGALGTMIPGSAIPVGLVLTLAVIGLVVMLTGIYVLRCNSRFDELARTVKQEFGR, via the coding sequence ATGCAGCAACACAAGAGCAATGGAACGCTGAGGATACTCGCCGATCCAGGTTTCAGGGAGTTGACCTCGGCACGCGCGAAGCTGCGATGGAGCCTCTCGGTCGTTACGCTGATCATGTTCTTCGGGTTTATCGTGGTGATTTCGACCGCCAAAGGTGCGTTGGGCACGATGATCCCGGGCAGCGCCATCCCGGTCGGCCTCGTCCTGACTTTGGCGGTGATCGGGCTAGTCGTCATGCTGACGGGAATTTACGTGCTGCGGTGCAACTCCCGCTTCGATGAACTTGCCCGCACTGTGAAGCAGGAGTTCGGCCGATGA